The Culex quinquefasciatus strain JHB chromosome 2, VPISU_Cqui_1.0_pri_paternal, whole genome shotgun sequence genome contains the following window.
CTTGACGGTCGCCGTCAGGATTCGGAAGTTGACGTCCTTCGGGTCGAGGCTGGAGTACATGTACTGGTGGAGCCGGTCGGACAACACCCACAGGTTGCTTTCGTCATCGACCTTTACGTCGTTCGGGAACACCATGTCGGTGACGCTCATGTAGACTCGTCCGAGGGACTTGATGGTGTACGCCCGGTTCGAGGTCTTCCAACAAGTCACGGCGTTCAGGTTGGGCAAGGCGTAGAAGATGACACCCGTCTTCTGGTCAAGGAAGGCAACGCCAGCCTGACCGTTGGGACCACGTGATCCCAACACTTTGAACTCGCGGTAGATCTTGTCGGATGTTGCTAGCGTTTGATTGCGCAAAATCCTCGTCGAAACGGAGAACTCGTTGGTCGAGCTCAACGGGTGGAAGTACAGCGTGGCAAAGCCGTCACTCTGCGGTCGTGACAGTGCGATTCCAAACAGTCCATCGTCCCACTGGAACGAAATCCCGGTGATGGTGTAGTTTCCGGCCAGCGGATCCGGATGGAAGAAGTGATGCTGGACGCGCCACGATTCTTGCAACTTCCACGAGTACACCACAAGGCCGGGAGCGCCCAAATCGGCAGCGTACGCGAAGGTATCGTCACAGTCCGTGTCCTCGACGGCGATGTTTGCGTAAAACGAACTCTCCTTGATGTGGTCCGCGGGGAACTTGAACCGCCGCAGCAGGTTATCGTTGTGCAGGTCGTACACCAGCAGCGACGTTGGCGCGAGTACCTTTGTTTCGCCGAGCAGGTCCGACACGCCGGTGTCCAGGACCCATAGCCGGCCGCACCGATCGGCTCGTATCCGGAACGGGGACACGATCTCCGGCGCTTCCTCGTCACCCATTTGCCGGTGGGCGTTCCAGCTGGGATAGGGTCGCAGCTTGGGCGATTGGGTGGTGGTGTCTGAAATGAGGAAATTGGAATAGTTTATTAGTTTATTGGTACCGTCAATAAGGGAGAACGAAATTACAGTGTGAAAAGGGAGAGTAGTTTTGAGTGCATAGCATCAATTTGAAACTTGATGCAGACTTTTTACAGTTTTGAATTTGTTCTAACCAAAACCACATTATGAAATTGTGCTTTTCGCATAATAAATCCATCTCTAATCTTATTAATTTAATCTCACACTCAAACTAACACTGTTCTTCTTTTCGTCCTGAGAATCTCGGCACTGAGAAACCAAGTGCCTCCATTGAATTTCTCTTTCTCAAAACAAATCCATGGAGGCGCCTGGCTTCTTACAATGGAACTATTAAATTTGAATCCGAAATTGGTTGTGTTcttataggggaacagcatctaactccATCGTGCCTCTCATGTCGCAATATCAGctctttgacgttcaattacagctcataaaaattgttttctactgaaatcgagtgatgaatagctcaataggaagtgagcaagcaagtttctatcaacagttttacaaaataagttgtttaaatagtgaaaattgttttggttttcaattCAAATGCTCAGATTAATCCGTAAAACATTTTACAAACTCTTAGAACAAAACTTACATCATTCGTTGATTTGCCTTGATCAACACATGGAATATCTTGATgatatttcgaaggttattaaAGCTGGGTCTGGACTGTTACCCTTTCAACAATTAAATCTAATCTATTAACGAATTTTACTCCTTCCCGCCTAGAGCAAACAAGaggttttttttacgttttacatTACAACTAGGCACTGAAATGAACAAAATGGATGAACAGATTTAATTTTCCTTGCCAACATCAGGAAGCAGGAATCAGTGCTATATTTTTACAGTCCACTTGATTGTTTTACCTAATAGTTTAGTCAACGCTAGAAAATAAATCCATCTATCGTTAGACTGAACCGGCCTGACACTTAACCTTTCAGACTGGTCAACCGGTCTTCGTTGGACAAACcggttgattgattgattgaccATTTGGTGCTGAGTATTACAAAAGGTGTACGGCTCGGTTATTTTTGTATGCCGCTTGATCTCAAGGCTTTCCCATTCCGGAACTTGTTTAGAATTTAGGTTCCGAGTTGAAGTGGTATTTCTTTCAACTCCCGAGACAGATTAATTTGTTTTGGTGCATTTTTTAATGGCATAATCTTACAATCAAGTGGTTGAgaatgttaaatttgttattgtGAAACTATCGGTAAGGTAGACTGCACATGTGTTTTGTTTCAATTTCTTgactatttgaaaattttgtgatcGGTTGTAAGGTATTGATGAGGTCCAATTAGATTTATTtgttggatttaaaatttcgtttttacaaaaaaaaaacaattcccagaaaatcgtattttttatttattttttatttttatgaaaagttttagtaaaaaaaaccgCTGCTAGGAGAACAGCATCTAACTCCATTGTGCCTGTAATGTTGTCATATCAGCACTTTATCGTTAAGTTTAATaagcgtttttaactgaaatcgagtaataaatagctcaaaaggAACTGAGCAAGCAATCGTTCACAGTTTCCCTATTTTCAGTATTAATAAATGAATAATTGGTTAAAAATTTTCGATCtcttcaacattatttttcaatttcagaatCTTCTCTAACATTTTAATAGGGCGTAACATTGCAAATTTTACCTTtatgaaatgtaagtcttggttccaaaattgaaaaaaaaactacattttcgaaaaagatCACAACTAAACTCAATTCAATTCgtgttttattagaattttgacTGTTCTGCTCCAGTATGTAACATTTGGGTCATTTCGCCTCAACAAAAAAAGCACAAAACCGAAATCGACTttttctgatcaagctcaaatttggtggagctattgatgctacacagaaaaaaatgttgaattttggaatgttgaaaatttggtaggttgaatataacctcttttttgagtaatattacatgaaaaatgtgtaaaatgtgatgctgatgaatattcatcaaaaactgagaAGGGGtacgaagccgttgcatcgtatcaaaaagtggtcaaaaacaaacttgtagaaaattggacgggctttctgaaaaaaatacacgccacttctatgatattttttgattttaaagtttaaaagttgaatttgaaggtgatgtcacgatttttttcgctcaaaatttttgaggtaatagcctaagatgttataaAAAGacagacgaaaaatgcaggatg
Protein-coding sequences here:
- the LOC6031758 gene encoding protein yellow, whose amino-acid sequence is MGVLGPNVLLLGMAFGMAMVTLVASNDNLRVAYQWNQIDYEFPGGSDDRAEAIRSGAYVPENVIPVGLEVYKKRLFLTLPRWKPGIPASLAYININDTTTQSPKLRPYPSWNAHRQMGDEEAPEIVSPFRIRADRCGRLWVLDTGVSDLLGETKVLAPTSLLVYDLHNDNLLRRFKFPADHIKESSFYANIAVEDTDCDDTFAYAADLGAPGLVVYSWKLQESWRVQHHFFHPDPLAGNYTITGISFQWDDGLFGIALSRPQSDGFATLYFHPLSSTNEFSVSTRILRNQTLATSDKIYREFKVLGSRGPNGQAGVAFLDQKTGVIFYALPNLNAVTCWKTSNRAYTIKSLGRVYMSVTDMVFPNDVKVDDESNLWVLSDRLHQYMYSSLDPKDVNFRILTATVKDAIENTACDTKIKPLPDIITNLGDILRPSTTTVPPKTKSAAASVLTSFAVLAVAALAKLLL